Proteins co-encoded in one Burkholderia ambifaria AMMD genomic window:
- a CDS encoding gamma-glutamylcyclotransferase family protein has translation MRYVFVYGTLRAGEANDIGHAAARHGIAAPTLLGAAALPGELYDFGTYPGMIAGPAGQSLVWGDVYEIDEQLMPVLDEIERVYPGVDTLFRQEPVTVQLGGRTYACIYYPVAAHAAADRPRIASGDWVQHRREREAA, from the coding sequence ATGCGCTACGTATTCGTCTACGGCACGTTGAGAGCGGGAGAAGCCAACGACATCGGCCATGCGGCCGCGCGGCACGGGATCGCCGCGCCGACGCTGCTCGGTGCGGCCGCGCTGCCGGGCGAACTGTACGATTTCGGCACGTACCCGGGCATGATCGCCGGGCCGGCCGGCCAGTCGCTCGTATGGGGCGACGTCTACGAGATCGACGAGCAGTTGATGCCCGTGCTCGACGAGATCGAGCGCGTCTATCCGGGCGTCGACACGCTGTTCCGGCAGGAGCCGGTGACCGTCCAGCTCGGCGGCCGTACGTACGCGTGCATCTACTATCCGGTCGCCGCGCATGCGGCAGCCGACCGTCCGCGCATCGCATCGGGCGACTGGGTTCAGCACCGGCGCGAGCGGGAAGCCGCCTGA
- a CDS encoding GNAT family N-acetyltransferase, translating to MLDPTDLRLLYQLRPAEPGDFPFAEALTHGNMGGYYKRHGLVWRSDLFYASWRESENFILEADGERIGVLRVTEEGDSLHIRDVQIAAGHRGQGAGTYMLDMSLRWARARGLHELQLRVFVDNPAARLYQRMGYRVTGPRLAQLGSIRHMVRTV from the coding sequence ATGCTCGATCCGACCGACCTGCGATTGCTGTATCAGCTCCGGCCCGCGGAGCCTGGCGATTTTCCGTTTGCCGAGGCGCTCACGCACGGCAACATGGGCGGCTATTACAAGCGCCATGGACTCGTCTGGCGCAGCGACCTGTTCTATGCGAGCTGGCGCGAATCCGAAAACTTCATCCTGGAAGCCGACGGCGAACGCATCGGCGTGCTGCGCGTGACCGAGGAGGGCGATTCGCTGCACATTCGCGATGTGCAGATTGCAGCCGGTCATCGCGGCCAGGGCGCCGGCACCTACATGCTCGACATGTCGCTGCGCTGGGCGCGCGCCCGCGGGCTGCACGAACTGCAGTTGCGCGTGTTCGTCGACAATCCGGCCGCGCGGCTCTACCAGCGAATGGGCTACCGCGTCACCGGGCCGAGGCTCGCGCAGCTCGGCTCGATCCGCCACATGGTGCGTACGGTCTGA
- a CDS encoding C40 family peptidase, which produces MQHRSLTQACARTIAGLFIGALFAAAPGAFADEVSSFSQNASNSTQIGSGSSLQQTSAQPSSGGAKSFLAGMAGKAGDVVVGALNMIGVRYRWGGNSPDSGLDCSGFVRYVFQDTLGMSLPRRAEEMSRVGEKVSMSNLKPGDLVFFNTMRRTFSHVGIYIGDNKFVHSPSTGSTIRVDDLDNGYWEKRFTGARRLESEFPMKADDLRQRVRATIGDDANGSN; this is translated from the coding sequence ATGCAGCATCGATCCTTGACCCAGGCATGCGCGCGCACCATCGCCGGGCTCTTCATCGGCGCCCTGTTCGCAGCAGCTCCCGGCGCGTTCGCCGACGAAGTCAGCAGTTTTAGCCAGAATGCCAGCAATTCGACTCAGATCGGGTCGGGTTCCTCCCTCCAGCAGACCAGCGCGCAGCCGTCCAGCGGCGGTGCGAAGTCGTTCCTCGCCGGCATGGCCGGCAAGGCAGGCGACGTGGTCGTCGGCGCGCTCAACATGATCGGCGTGCGCTATCGCTGGGGCGGCAACTCGCCGGATTCGGGCCTCGACTGCAGCGGCTTCGTGCGCTACGTGTTCCAGGACACGCTCGGCATGTCGCTGCCGCGCCGTGCGGAAGAAATGAGCCGCGTGGGCGAGAAGGTCAGCATGAGCAACCTCAAGCCGGGCGACCTCGTGTTCTTCAACACGATGCGCCGTACGTTCTCGCACGTCGGCATCTATATCGGCGACAACAAGTTCGTGCATTCGCCGTCGACGGGCAGCACCATTCGCGTCGACGATCTCGACAACGGCTACTGGGAAAAGCGGTTCACCGGCGCGCGCCGGCTCGAATCGGAGTTTCCGATGAAGGCCGACGACCTGCGCCAGCGCGTGCGCGCGACGATCGGCGACGACGCGAACGGCAGCAACTGA
- a CDS encoding LysR family transcriptional regulator, whose protein sequence is MDRFKQIETFAAVAAKGSLSAAAHAEGVAPAIIGRRLDALEERLGVKLLVRTTRKLTLTFEGSAFLEDCQRIINDMQNAEASVSAGGVKASGHLRISAPAGFGRRHVAPLVPEFSGAHPDVSVTLDLSDRMVDLVNEGFDCAVRLGELPDSSLVSLKLGENRRVCVASPAYLARRGTPATLAELARHNCLALAANANQQRGWAFQEDDKVVSIRVNGTMECSDGAVLHEWCLAGYGLAWRSWWEVGGDIAAGRLVSVLDAFAAPPIGIHAVFPQRRHLPLRVRLFLDYLKHTYERPGYWGE, encoded by the coding sequence ATGGACCGGTTCAAACAGATCGAAACGTTCGCCGCGGTCGCGGCGAAGGGCAGCCTGTCGGCGGCCGCGCACGCGGAAGGCGTCGCGCCGGCGATCATCGGCCGCCGCCTCGACGCGCTCGAGGAGCGGCTCGGCGTCAAGCTGCTGGTGCGGACGACCCGCAAGCTCACGCTGACTTTCGAGGGGTCGGCCTTCCTCGAGGATTGCCAGCGGATCATCAACGACATGCAGAACGCGGAGGCGAGCGTGTCCGCCGGCGGCGTGAAGGCGAGCGGCCACCTGCGTATTTCCGCGCCGGCCGGCTTCGGGCGGCGCCACGTCGCGCCGCTCGTGCCCGAGTTCAGCGGCGCGCATCCGGACGTGTCGGTCACGCTCGACCTGTCCGACCGGATGGTCGACCTCGTCAACGAAGGGTTCGATTGCGCGGTACGGCTCGGCGAGTTGCCCGATTCGTCGCTGGTGTCGCTGAAGCTCGGCGAGAACCGGCGCGTGTGCGTCGCGTCTCCGGCGTATCTCGCGCGGCGCGGCACGCCCGCCACGCTCGCCGAACTCGCGCGCCACAACTGCCTCGCGCTGGCCGCGAACGCGAACCAGCAGCGCGGCTGGGCGTTCCAGGAGGACGACAAGGTCGTGTCGATCCGCGTGAACGGTACGATGGAATGCTCGGACGGCGCTGTGCTGCACGAGTGGTGCCTCGCCGGCTACGGCCTGGCCTGGCGATCGTGGTGGGAGGTCGGCGGCGACATCGCGGCCGGCCGGCTCGTCAGCGTGCTCGATGCGTTCGCGGCGCCGCCGATCGGCATCCACGCGGTGTTTCCGCAGCGCCGCCACCTGCCGCTGCGCGTGCGGCTGTTTCTCGATTACCTGAAACACACGTACGAGCGGCCCGGGTATTGGGGCGAGTAG
- the gltX gene encoding glutamate--tRNA ligase: MTRPVRTRFAPSPTGFIHLGNIRSALYPWAFARKMKGTFVLRIEDTDVERSSQEAVDAILEGMQWLGLDFDEGPIYQMQRMDRYREVLAQMLEQGLAYPCYMSAEELDALRERQREAGLKPRYDGTWRPEPGKVLPEPPAGVKPVLRFRNPLTGTVVWDDAVKGRVEISNEELDDLVIARPDGTPIYNFCVVVDDMDMNITHVIRGDDHVNNTPRQINILRALGGEPPVYAHLPTVLNEQGEKMSKRHGAMSVMAYRDAGFLPEAVVNYLARLGWSHGDAEIFTREQFVEWFDLEHLGKSPAQYDHSKLSWLNAHYIKEADNARLAALAKPFLDALGIEEAAIATGPALDAVVGLMKDRATTVKEIAEGAAMFYRVPAPDADALAQHVTDAVRPALADLVAALKAADWTKEAVSAALKATLGTHKLKMPQLAMPVRLLVAGTTHTPSIDAVLVLFGRDVVVSRIEAALA, from the coding sequence ATGACCCGTCCTGTCCGTACCCGCTTCGCGCCGAGTCCCACCGGCTTCATCCACCTCGGCAACATCCGCTCCGCGCTCTATCCGTGGGCGTTCGCCCGCAAGATGAAGGGCACGTTCGTGCTGCGTATCGAGGATACCGACGTCGAGCGTTCGTCGCAGGAAGCCGTCGACGCGATCCTCGAAGGGATGCAGTGGCTCGGCCTCGATTTCGACGAAGGCCCGATCTACCAGATGCAGCGGATGGACCGCTATCGCGAGGTGCTCGCGCAGATGCTCGAGCAGGGCCTCGCGTACCCGTGCTACATGTCGGCCGAGGAGCTCGACGCGCTGCGCGAACGCCAGCGCGAGGCCGGCCTGAAGCCGCGCTACGACGGCACGTGGCGTCCGGAGCCGGGCAAGGTGCTGCCCGAGCCGCCGGCCGGCGTGAAGCCGGTGCTGCGTTTCCGCAACCCGCTGACCGGCACGGTCGTGTGGGACGACGCGGTGAAGGGCCGTGTCGAGATCTCGAACGAGGAACTCGACGACCTCGTGATTGCGCGCCCGGACGGCACGCCGATCTACAACTTCTGCGTCGTCGTGGACGACATGGACATGAACATCACGCACGTGATCCGTGGCGACGACCACGTGAACAACACGCCGCGCCAGATCAACATCCTGCGCGCGCTCGGCGGCGAGCCGCCCGTCTATGCGCACCTGCCGACCGTGCTGAACGAGCAGGGCGAGAAGATGAGCAAGCGGCATGGCGCGATGAGCGTGATGGCTTACCGTGACGCCGGCTTCCTGCCGGAGGCCGTCGTCAACTATCTCGCGCGTCTGGGCTGGTCGCACGGCGACGCTGAAATCTTCACGCGCGAACAGTTCGTCGAATGGTTCGACCTCGAGCATCTCGGCAAGTCGCCCGCGCAGTACGACCACAGCAAGCTGAGCTGGCTGAACGCCCACTACATCAAGGAAGCCGACAACGCGCGCCTCGCCGCGCTGGCGAAGCCGTTCCTCGACGCGCTCGGCATCGAGGAGGCGGCGATCGCGACGGGCCCCGCGCTCGACGCGGTGGTCGGCCTGATGAAGGATCGCGCGACGACGGTCAAGGAGATCGCCGAAGGCGCCGCGATGTTCTACCGTGTGCCGGCGCCGGACGCCGACGCACTCGCGCAGCACGTGACCGATGCGGTGCGTCCGGCGCTGGCCGACCTCGTCGCCGCACTGAAGGCGGCCGACTGGACGAAGGAAGCCGTGTCCGCGGCGCTGAAGGCGACGCTCGGCACGCACAAGCTAAAGATGCCGCAGCTCGCGATGCCGGTGCGCCTGCTGGTGGCGGGCACGACGCATACGCCGTCGATCGACGCGGTGCTCGTGCTGTTCGGTCGCGACGTCGTGGTGTCGCGTATCGAGGCCGCGCTGGCCTGA
- a CDS encoding ABC transporter ATP-binding protein → MSDTVVAKSGEPLLSLEHLHVRFGDTVAVDDVTLAIGRGERVALVGESGSGKSVTALAILRLLRDADVSGTIRLAGQDLAAKSEREMRGLRGSDIAMIFQEPMTALNPLYTIGAQIGETIVLHDGVTAAEARKRAIALLARTGIAEPEKRVDSYPHQLSGGQRQRAMIAMALACRPRLLLADEPTTALDVTIRAQIVDLLLELQREEAEKRGMAILLITHDLNLVRHFADRVAVMERGKLVETGPVERIFAQPEHPYTQRLLNSRPQRAVVPVMPIAPVVLDARHVSVQFARKRPGFAGWFGTVPVTAVADVSVSVRQGETLGIVGESGSGKSTLAMALLGLQKTTHGEIEFQGRALSTYRGREQTALRSNMQVVFQDPFSSLSPRHTIERIVGEGLELHRPELTPDARRAKSLAVLREVGLDRTVLHRYPHEFSGGQRQRIAIARALVLEPRILILDEPTSALDVSIQQQVLKLLANLQQKYNLGYVFISHDLEVIGAMAHRVAVMQEGVVVESGEVAEIFERPSHPYTQKLLKAVWKA, encoded by the coding sequence ATGAGCGACACGGTCGTAGCGAAATCGGGTGAACCGCTGCTGTCGCTCGAGCATCTGCATGTGCGCTTCGGCGACACGGTAGCCGTCGACGACGTGACGCTCGCGATCGGTCGCGGCGAGCGCGTCGCGCTCGTCGGCGAGTCGGGCTCGGGCAAGAGCGTGACCGCGCTGGCGATCCTGCGGCTGCTGCGCGATGCCGACGTGAGCGGCACGATCCGCCTGGCCGGACAAGACCTCGCGGCCAAGAGCGAGCGCGAGATGCGCGGGCTGCGCGGCTCGGACATCGCGATGATCTTCCAGGAGCCGATGACGGCGCTCAACCCGCTGTATACGATCGGCGCGCAGATCGGCGAGACGATCGTGCTGCACGACGGCGTGACGGCGGCCGAGGCGCGCAAGCGCGCGATCGCGCTGCTCGCGCGCACGGGCATCGCGGAGCCGGAGAAGCGCGTCGACAGCTACCCGCACCAGCTGTCGGGCGGCCAGCGGCAGCGCGCGATGATCGCGATGGCGCTCGCGTGCCGGCCGCGCCTGCTGCTCGCGGACGAGCCGACCACCGCGCTCGACGTGACGATCCGCGCGCAGATCGTCGACCTGCTGCTCGAACTGCAGCGCGAGGAGGCGGAAAAGCGCGGGATGGCGATCCTGCTGATCACGCACGACCTGAACCTCGTGCGGCACTTCGCCGATCGGGTCGCGGTGATGGAGCGCGGCAAGCTGGTCGAAACCGGGCCGGTCGAGCGGATCTTCGCGCAGCCCGAGCATCCGTATACGCAGCGGCTGCTGAACAGCCGCCCGCAGCGCGCGGTCGTGCCGGTGATGCCGATTGCGCCCGTCGTGCTCGACGCGCGCCATGTCAGCGTGCAGTTCGCGCGCAAGCGGCCGGGCTTCGCGGGCTGGTTCGGCACGGTGCCCGTGACGGCGGTCGCGGATGTATCAGTGTCGGTGCGGCAGGGCGAGACGCTCGGCATCGTCGGCGAATCGGGGTCCGGCAAGTCGACGCTCGCGATGGCGCTGCTCGGGCTGCAGAAGACGACGCACGGCGAAATCGAATTCCAGGGGCGCGCGCTGTCGACCTATCGCGGCCGGGAGCAGACCGCGCTGCGCTCGAACATGCAGGTCGTCTTCCAGGATCCCTTCAGTTCACTTTCTCCCCGTCACACGATCGAGCGGATCGTCGGCGAGGGGCTCGAACTGCATCGTCCGGAACTGACGCCGGACGCGCGCCGCGCGAAGTCGCTGGCCGTGCTGCGCGAAGTGGGGCTCGACCGCACGGTGCTGCACCGTTATCCGCATGAATTCTCGGGCGGCCAGCGCCAGCGGATCGCGATCGCGCGCGCGCTCGTGCTTGAGCCCCGCATCCTGATCCTCGACGAACCGACGTCCGCGCTCGACGTGTCGATCCAGCAGCAGGTGCTGAAACTGCTCGCCAATTTGCAACAGAAATACAACCTGGGCTACGTGTTCATCAGCCACGACCTGGAGGTGATCGGCGCGATGGCGCACCGCGTCGCGGTGATGCAGGAGGGGGTCGTCGTGGAGTCGGGAGAGGTCGCCGAGATCTTCGAAAGACCGTCACATCCTTACACACAAAAGCTGTTGAAAGCGGTCTGGAAAGCGTGA
- a CDS encoding patatin-like phospholipase family protein produces MSSPRLSRRHFTIACASASLAACTSIGDKSRPAQSQEKPVKIGIALGGGAARGFSHIGVLKALEARGIPVELVAGTSAGSVVAALYASGMSALQINKIALDMDQAAISDWALPFRSRGLLQGVALQNFLNKTLNNRPIEKMAKPLGIVATDLQSGQPILFQQGNTGLAVRASCSVPSVFEPVRIGNREYVDGGLVSPVPASFARKMGASFVIAVDISARPDGAATNNPIEMLLQTFTIMGQTIKSYELDKYADVVIRPNLAAMGGSDFNQRNAAILAGEEAVARIMPELQRKLAAARGVAAA; encoded by the coding sequence ATGTCGTCCCCTCGCCTGTCGCGCCGTCACTTCACGATCGCGTGCGCGTCCGCCAGCCTCGCCGCCTGTACGTCGATCGGCGACAAATCCCGTCCCGCGCAGTCGCAGGAAAAACCCGTGAAGATCGGCATCGCGCTCGGCGGCGGCGCCGCCCGCGGCTTCTCGCACATCGGCGTGCTGAAGGCGCTGGAGGCACGCGGCATCCCGGTCGAGCTCGTCGCGGGCACGAGCGCCGGCTCGGTGGTCGCCGCGCTGTACGCGTCCGGGATGAGCGCGCTGCAGATCAACAAGATCGCACTCGACATGGATCAGGCGGCGATCAGCGACTGGGCGCTGCCGTTCCGCTCGCGCGGCTTGCTGCAGGGCGTCGCGCTGCAGAACTTCCTGAACAAGACGCTCAACAACCGGCCGATCGAGAAGATGGCGAAGCCGCTCGGCATCGTCGCGACAGATCTGCAGAGCGGCCAGCCGATCCTGTTCCAGCAGGGCAATACGGGGCTCGCGGTGCGCGCGTCGTGCAGCGTGCCGTCGGTGTTCGAACCGGTGAGGATCGGCAACCGCGAGTACGTCGACGGCGGCCTCGTGAGTCCGGTGCCCGCGTCGTTCGCACGCAAGATGGGCGCGAGCTTCGTGATCGCGGTCGACATCTCGGCGCGGCCGGACGGCGCGGCGACCAACAACCCGATCGAGATGCTGCTGCAGACCTTCACGATCATGGGCCAGACGATCAAGTCCTACGAGCTCGACAAGTACGCGGACGTCGTGATCCGCCCGAACCTCGCGGCGATGGGCGGCAGCGACTTCAACCAGCGCAACGCGGCAATCCTCGCGGGCGAGGAAGCCGTCGCGCGTATCATGCCCGAGCTGCAGCGCAAGCTCGCGGCGGCCCGCGGCGTCGCGGCGGCGTAA
- the aceB gene encoding malate synthase A, giving the protein MSTPITLPQGMAITGEIKPGYEAILTPDALALVAALHRTFEPRRQALLQARVERTKRLDAGERPDFLADTKAIREGDWKVAPLPADLQCRRVEITGPVERKMIINALNSGADSYMTDFEDSNAPSWTNQIDGQINLKDAVRRTISLEQNGKSYRLNDKVATLIVRPRGWHLDEKHVTVDGQRVSGGIFDFALFLFHNAKELIARGSGPYFYLPKMESHLEARLWNDIFVAAQEAVGVPRGTIRATVLIETILAAFEMDEILYELREHSSGLNAGRWDYIFSAIKKFKNDRDFCLADRAKITMTVPFMRAYALLLLKTCHKRNAPAIGGMSALIPIKNDPQANEKAMGGVRSDKQRDATDGYDGGWVAHPGLVPIAMEEFVKVLGDKPNQIAKQRDDVQIEGKNLLDFQPEAPITEAGLRNNINVGIHYLGAWLDGNGCVPIHNLMEDAATAEISRSQVWQWIRSPKGVLDDGRKVTAELVREFAKAELDNVKRSVGGNTQPYERAAAIFEQMSTSEGFTEFLTLPLYEEI; this is encoded by the coding sequence ATGAGCACCCCGATCACGCTGCCGCAAGGCATGGCGATCACCGGCGAAATCAAGCCGGGTTACGAAGCAATCCTGACGCCTGACGCGCTCGCACTCGTCGCGGCGCTGCACCGCACGTTCGAGCCGCGTCGCCAGGCGCTGCTGCAGGCCCGCGTCGAACGCACCAAGCGCCTCGACGCCGGCGAACGCCCCGATTTCCTGGCCGACACGAAGGCGATCCGCGAAGGCGACTGGAAGGTCGCGCCGCTGCCGGCCGACCTGCAATGCCGCCGTGTCGAGATCACGGGCCCCGTCGAGCGCAAGATGATCATCAACGCGCTGAACTCCGGCGCCGATTCGTACATGACGGACTTCGAGGACTCGAACGCGCCGAGCTGGACGAACCAGATCGACGGCCAGATCAACCTGAAGGACGCGGTGCGCCGCACGATCTCGCTCGAGCAGAACGGCAAGTCGTACCGGCTGAACGACAAGGTCGCGACGCTGATCGTGCGTCCGCGCGGCTGGCATCTCGACGAGAAGCACGTGACGGTCGACGGCCAGCGCGTGTCCGGCGGCATCTTCGATTTCGCGCTGTTCCTGTTCCACAACGCGAAGGAATTGATCGCGCGCGGCTCGGGCCCGTACTTCTACCTGCCGAAGATGGAAAGCCATCTCGAAGCGCGCCTGTGGAACGACATCTTCGTCGCGGCACAGGAAGCGGTCGGCGTGCCGCGCGGCACGATCCGCGCGACGGTGCTGATCGAGACGATCCTCGCCGCGTTCGAGATGGACGAGATCCTGTACGAACTGCGCGAACACAGCTCGGGCCTGAATGCCGGCCGCTGGGACTACATCTTCTCGGCGATCAAAAAGTTCAAGAACGACCGCGACTTCTGCCTGGCCGACCGCGCGAAGATCACGATGACGGTGCCGTTCATGCGCGCGTACGCGTTGCTGCTGCTGAAGACCTGCCACAAGCGCAACGCACCGGCAATCGGCGGGATGAGCGCGCTGATTCCGATCAAGAACGATCCGCAGGCGAACGAGAAGGCGATGGGCGGCGTGCGCTCGGACAAGCAGCGCGACGCGACCGACGGCTACGACGGCGGCTGGGTCGCGCACCCGGGCCTCGTGCCGATCGCGATGGAGGAATTCGTCAAGGTGCTCGGCGACAAGCCGAACCAGATCGCCAAGCAGCGCGACGACGTGCAGATCGAAGGCAAGAATCTGCTCGACTTCCAGCCTGAAGCGCCGATCACCGAAGCCGGCCTGCGCAACAACATCAACGTCGGCATTCACTATCTCGGCGCGTGGCTCGACGGCAACGGCTGCGTGCCGATCCACAACCTGATGGAAGACGCGGCCACCGCCGAAATCTCCCGCTCGCAGGTGTGGCAGTGGATCCGCTCGCCGAAGGGCGTGCTCGACGACGGCCGCAAGGTCACGGCGGAACTCGTGCGCGAATTCGCGAAGGCCGAGCTCGACAACGTGAAGCGTTCCGTCGGCGGCAACACGCAGCCCTACGAGCGTGCGGCGGCGATCTTCGAACAGATGTCGACGTCGGAAGGCTTCACCGAATTCCTGACGCTGCCGCTGTACGAGGAAATCTGA
- a CDS encoding AraC family transcriptional regulator, translating into MNPPAQADTSNPYDVIDIPPEFAPTRVHPMRVRARQVDAGRRIPLHTHAWAQLAYASRGVLRVATTGTTWMVPPSRAIWVPPHVTHEVVIVEDAYLRTLYIDESIVPDGLDACRVVEVTGLLRELIVALDARDLSDARERLLCGLVLDELSRAEPLPLAVPMPDEKRLRMLCESVLAQPAHAESLEHWASEVGASTRTISRLFKQELGVSFSQWRQQALLARAIPLLNQGRPLSHIARELGYQSQSAFSAMFRRAFGESPRAFMLRGYEHRGAEDGIATDDALDDDDAFGTAR; encoded by the coding sequence ATGAATCCGCCTGCCCAAGCCGACACATCGAACCCCTACGACGTCATCGACATCCCGCCCGAGTTCGCGCCGACCCGCGTCCACCCGATGCGCGTGCGGGCGCGGCAGGTGGATGCCGGCCGCCGGATCCCGCTGCACACGCATGCGTGGGCGCAGCTCGCGTACGCGTCGCGCGGGGTGCTGCGCGTCGCGACGACCGGGACGACGTGGATGGTGCCGCCGTCCCGCGCGATCTGGGTACCGCCGCACGTCACGCACGAAGTCGTGATCGTCGAGGACGCGTATCTGCGCACGCTGTATATCGACGAGTCGATCGTGCCGGACGGGCTCGATGCATGCCGGGTGGTCGAGGTGACGGGCTTGCTGCGCGAACTGATCGTCGCGCTCGACGCGCGCGACCTGAGCGATGCGCGCGAGCGGCTGCTGTGCGGGCTCGTGCTCGACGAGCTGAGCCGCGCCGAACCGCTGCCGCTCGCGGTGCCGATGCCCGACGAGAAACGCCTGCGCATGCTGTGCGAGTCGGTGCTCGCGCAACCGGCGCATGCGGAATCGCTCGAGCACTGGGCAAGCGAGGTCGGCGCGAGCACGCGCACGATTTCGCGGCTCTTCAAGCAGGAACTGGGCGTGAGCTTTTCGCAGTGGCGGCAGCAGGCGCTGCTCGCGCGCGCGATTCCGCTGTTGAACCAGGGGCGTCCGCTGTCGCATATCGCGCGCGAGCTCGGCTACCAGAGCCAGAGTGCGTTTTCGGCGATGTTCCGGCGCGCGTTCGGCGAAAGCCCGCGCGCGTTCATGCTGCGCGGCTACGAGCACCGCGGCGCGGAGGACGGCATCGCGACGGACGACGCCCTCGACGACGACGACGCGTTCGGCACCGCCCGCTGA
- a CDS encoding haloacid dehalogenase type II, whose product MSATTTLSSPDAILFDAFGTLFDVHAVVAAAEQMFPGHGERLSQLWRRKQIEYSQLRTLADPAGARYRPFRDITLDALRFAARVLGLTLNSAAEKRLMDEYACLSTYPDTLPALRKLRALDPRPPLAILSNGNPEMLDIAIKSAGMTGLFDRVLSADTVRAYKPSPAVYALGTAAFGANARDIVFVSSNAWDVAGAAWFGYTTFWLNRTGAPAEELGAPPDGTGSGMADLLAFLATPAPSGRPANRARPGPGA is encoded by the coding sequence ATGTCGGCCACAACGACACTCTCCTCTCCCGACGCAATCCTCTTCGACGCATTCGGCACGTTGTTCGACGTGCATGCGGTCGTGGCCGCGGCGGAGCAGATGTTTCCCGGTCACGGGGAGCGGTTGTCGCAGCTGTGGCGACGCAAGCAAATCGAATACTCGCAGTTGCGCACGCTCGCCGATCCGGCCGGCGCCCGCTATCGCCCGTTTCGCGACATCACGCTCGACGCGCTGCGCTTCGCCGCGCGCGTGCTCGGCCTCACGCTGAACAGCGCGGCCGAGAAACGGCTGATGGACGAATACGCGTGCCTATCCACCTACCCCGACACGCTGCCCGCGCTGCGCAAGCTGCGCGCGCTCGACCCGCGCCCGCCGCTCGCGATCCTGTCCAACGGCAACCCGGAAATGCTCGACATCGCGATCAAGAGCGCCGGCATGACCGGCCTGTTCGATCGCGTGCTGTCGGCCGACACCGTGCGCGCGTACAAGCCGAGCCCGGCCGTCTACGCACTCGGCACCGCGGCGTTCGGCGCGAACGCGCGCGACATCGTGTTCGTGTCGTCGAACGCGTGGGACGTCGCGGGGGCCGCCTGGTTCGGCTACACGACGTTCTGGCTCAATCGCACGGGCGCGCCCGCCGAGGAACTCGGCGCGCCGCCCGACGGCACCGGCAGCGGCATGGCCGACCTGCTCGCCTTCCTCGCCACCCCGGCTCCATCCGGCAGACCCGCGAACCGCGCGCGCCCCGGCCCGGGCGCATGA